The DNA segment TCGTCAGCCTGGAGCTTAAAAGATTCAAAAATCGGGGTTAGCACCACCCGGTGAGCCTCATCAAACGCCTGTTCATATTCGTGCTGAAACACTTTTTTGCGTGAAGACCACGAACGCGGTTCGAAAATGGCAATCACGCGACGTCCGGCATATTTCTGGCTGATGGCGTCAAGGGTTTCACGGACGGCGGTTGGATGGTGGGCAAAGTCGTCAATCACGGTGATGCCGTTGATTTCACCACGGACCTGCATCCGGCGTTTGACACTTTTGAAGGTTGCCAGTCCTTCGCGGATTTTCTCAGGATCAGCTCCCCAGGCCGTGGCAGCGGCCACAACGGCTAAAATATTGCGAATATTAAATTTTCCAGCGAGGGGTGTGGTGCATTCCAGAAATGGCTCATTGCGATGCAAAATGGTGAAGGTCATTCCGGCATCAGTGTACCGGATGTCTTTGGCCGTCCATTCGAGTGGTGTATCGCTGGTGTCAAGCCCAAAACTTTCAATCGGACAGAGAGCGCGTGGCGAAAGCTCGCGTACAATCGGCGAATCATACCCGGCCACCAGTCGCCCAGAGCGCGGAATAATGTGAATCAACCGCTGAAAGGCAAGCTTGATGGCGGCGACATCCGGATACATATCGGCATGGTCAAACTCGACATTGTTGAGGATGGTGATTTCGGGCACATAGTGCATAAACTTCGGTCCTTTGTCGAAAAAGGACGTTTCGTATTCATCACCTTCAATCACAAAAAAGTCGCCATCGGTGACCCGAAAACTTTGACCAAAATTTTCAGCCACACCACCGACCAGAAAGCTAGGATTGAGTCCCGCCGTTTCCAAAATCCAGGCTGCCAGTGCCGTCGTGGTGGTCTTCCCATGTGTTCCAGAGACGACCAGCACCCGCCGGTTGATGAGAAATTCCAGGCGCAGGACTTCGGTCATTGATTCGTGCCGCCAGCGTCGGTCAAGCACAGCTTCCATTTCCGGGTTGCCGCGGTTGATGGTATTTCCAACCACCACGATATCAGGGCGTTCAGTCAGATTTTCTGCCTTGTACCCAAGATTGATCGGAATTCCCATCGCCTCAAGTTGTGTTGACATTGGCGGATACACGTTTGCATCCGAACCTGTGACGCGATGTCCGCGCTCGATGAGCATCCCGGCAAGTGATCCCATTGCCGTTCCACAAATGCCAAGTAAATGATAGTGAGCCATTGTTTGAAGTATGAAGTATGAAGTATGAATTATGAAGAAGGGTTCGGGGTTCAGGGTTCAGGGTTCAGGGTTCAGGGTTTGGGGTTCAGGGTTCAGGGTTCGGGGTTCGGGGTTCGGGGTTCGGGGTTCGGGGTTCGGTTTAAAAACCCTGAACCCTGAACCCTGAACCCTAAACCCTGGTTTTCAACCCTGAACCCTACTCCTTCACCGGGCCGACAATGACGGTTGTGAGGTTAACCGGATCCAGATACTGGCGCGCCACACGGGTGACATCGTCCACCGTCACCTGGCGAATAAATTCCGGATAGGTTTCCAGATAGTCAAAGCCAAGGTGAAAGACTTCGGCTTCGACCAGAAATCCAGCGACCTGGGCATTGGTTTCAAAGTTAAACACAAAGCTTCCAGTCAGATAGGATTTGGCGATGTCGAGTTCTTCCTGGCTGACAGGTTCGGTGGTAATGCGTTCAATTTCAGCTCGCAAGCCACGGATGGCTTTTTCACGGTTGGCAGGCGATGTGCCGATGTAGGCCGTAAAGCGTCCCGGATCAATTCCGGCTGAACTGGTAATGCTCGAAAATGTCGTGTATGCCAGCCCCTGTTCATCGCGCAAAATGCGTGGAATCCGTGAGGTCATCCCAGGGCTGCTGCCTAGAATTGTGTCCATAACCAGCAACGGATAAAAATCGGGATTTGACCGTTGAATGCCCAGATGTCCAAGGTAAACCTGGATTTGTTCTTTTTCTTTGAAGATGATCTTTTCGCGGGGCTCCGTCTGGCGCTCGACGGTTGGAACTTCCGGCAATGAAAACGCCGGATCTGGCTGCCAGTTGGCAAATGCGGCTTCGATTTGCGCCTGCAGTTCCCGACGCGAGAAATCTCCGACCACGGCAAAGATGGAATTATTCGGCACGAAAAACCGCTGATAGGCCGCAACCAGTTGATCGCGAGTTAATCCAGCCACCGTGTGCGGATATCCAAGTGATGGGCGATGGGCAGGATGGGTTCCGTAAATCAATTCAGCAAAAGCATCCGCAGCCACTGCACGTGGTTCATCTTCGCGGCTTTTGAGTTGAGCCAGTACCCGCTCGCGCCGCATCGTAAACCGATCTTCCGGAAGTGTGGATTGGGTCAGCATTTCCGTAGCGAGGGCGAGTAACCCAGGAAAATCTTCAGTCAGGCACACCAGCCCGACGCCACTATGCGAATAGCCACCAAATGAACTCAGTCGGGCACCGACTTCTTCGGTGGCGAGCGCAATTTCCTGAGCCGTGCGAGTTGGCGTGCCTT comes from the Acidobacteriota bacterium genome and includes:
- the mpl gene encoding UDP-N-acetylmuramate:L-alanyl-gamma-D-glutamyl-meso-diaminopimelate ligase; its protein translation is MAHYHLLGICGTAMGSLAGMLIERGHRVTGSDANVYPPMSTQLEAMGIPINLGYKAENLTERPDIVVVGNTINRGNPEMEAVLDRRWRHESMTEVLRLEFLINRRVLVVSGTHGKTTTTALAAWILETAGLNPSFLVGGVAENFGQSFRVTDGDFFVIEGDEYETSFFDKGPKFMHYVPEITILNNVEFDHADMYPDVAAIKLAFQRLIHIIPRSGRLVAGYDSPIVRELSPRALCPIESFGLDTSDTPLEWTAKDIRYTDAGMTFTILHRNEPFLECTTPLAGKFNIRNILAVVAAATAWGADPEKIREGLATFKSVKRRMQVRGEINGITVIDDFAHHPTAVRETLDAISQKYAGRRVIAIFEPRSWSSRKKVFQHEYEQAFDEAHRVVLTPIFESFKLQADDQFSPQQVISVLREKGIPADVIDGADAIIEKVVPELREGDVVAIMSNGGFGGIHEKLLTRLKAGCL
- a CDS encoding insulinase family protein, which gives rise to MEFLEMNANQIAAGSAVKHKGEIERVVLPNGIVLLMAENHTLPMISMSAMVRFGSRYEAEEQAGLATLLGDMLDEGTPTRTAQEIALATEEVGARLSSFGGYSHSGVGLVCLTEDFPGLLALATEMLTQSTLPEDRFTMRRERVLAQLKSREDEPRAVAADAFAELIYGTHPAHRPSLGYPHTVAGLTRDQLVAAYQRFFVPNNSIFAVVGDFSRRELQAQIEAAFANWQPDPAFSLPEVPTVERQTEPREKIIFKEKEQIQVYLGHLGIQRSNPDFYPLLVMDTILGSSPGMTSRIPRILRDEQGLAYTTFSSITSSAGIDPGRFTAYIGTSPANREKAIRGLRAEIERITTEPVSQEELDIAKSYLTGSFVFNFETNAQVAGFLVEAEVFHLGFDYLETYPEFIRQVTVDDVTRVARQYLDPVNLTTVIVGPVKE